One genomic window of Struthio camelus isolate bStrCam1 chromosome 1, bStrCam1.hap1, whole genome shotgun sequence includes the following:
- the GPR143 gene encoding G-protein coupled receptor 143 isoform X2, producing the protein MASPRLETYCCPNRDAATQLVMTFQPKVFCGVCIGSASISLLLTILQLLPKKGQSPRKMPKASSSSTILLLVSVCDILGGLGMIFRSSVWLGFPGFIANISVVNGTDIWPAAFCVGSAIWIQLLYSAGFWWLFCYAVDSYLVVRRSAGLSTIVLYHMMTWGLAVLLCVEGVALLYYPSLSSCENGLEHAIPHYVTTYAPLLLVLVINPILFRRTVSAVASLLKGRQGIYTENERRLGTEIQIRFFKIMLVFVICWSSNIINESLLFYLEMQPDINEIPLKNIRSAALITWIIMGVLNPMQGFLFTLAFYGWTGWRVDLKWRKREIPWESMSSSTVGENAYPSPVNYQSNIHDSKKISTTDSQQTDEAISMLSEGSDASTIEIYLSSEIYDLNGNEADVE; encoded by the exons ATGGCTTCTCCCAGACTGGAAACCTACTGCTGCCCTAACCGGGATGCAGCCACACAGCTAGTGATGACCTTCCAGCCCAAAGTCTTCTGTGGAGTCTGCATTGGCAGTGCCTCCATCAGTCTGCTgctgaccatcctgcagctcctgcCGAAAAAGGGACAGAGCCCACGGAAgatgcccaaagcctcctcttcctccactatCCTTCTCCTTGTCTCTGTTTGTGACATCCTTGGTGGCTTAG gtATGATCTTCAGATCAAGTGTATGGTTAGGCTTTCCAGGCTTCATAGCTAACATTTCTGTGGTGAATGGGACTGACATATGgcctgctgctttctgtgtgGGGAGCGCG atatgGATCCAGCTATTATATAGTGCTGGCTTCTGGTGGTTATTTTGCTATGCTGTTGATTCTTACTTGGTGGTAAGAAGATCAGCTGGACTGAG TACAATTGTCCTGTACCACATGATGACATGGGGGCTAGCAGTTTTGCTCTGTGTGGAGGGAGTTGCACTGCTTTACTACCCTTCTCTTTCCAG ttgtgaAAATGGCCTGGAGCATGCAATTCCACATTACGTCACGACCTATGCCCCGCTCCTTCTAGTACTGGTGATCAACCCAATCCTGTTTAGAAGGACAGTGTCAGCAG TTGCCTCCTTACTGAAAGGAAGACAAGGAATTTACACAGAGAATGAAAGACGCCTGGGGACAGAGATCCAGATCCGCTTTTTCAAGATTATGCTGGTATTCGTTATCTG CTGGTCATCGAATATCATCAACGAGAGCCTTTTATTCTATCTTGAAATGCAACCAGATATCAATGAAATACCCCTGAAAAACATTAGAAGTGCTGCACTGATCACGTGGATTATAATG GGCGTTCTTAATCCAATGCAAGGCTTCCTCTTCACATTAGCTTTCTATGGCTGGACAGGATGGAGAGTAGACCTGAAATGGCGAAAGAGAGAAATACCCTGGGAATCAATGTCCTCATCAACTGTGGGTGAAAATGCCTATCCCTCACCAGTGAACTACCAAAGCAACATCCATGATTCAAAGAAGATATCGACAACTGACAGCCAACAGACCGATGAGGCTATAAGCATGTTGTCTGAAG
- the GPR143 gene encoding G-protein coupled receptor 143 isoform X1 — protein MASPRLETYCCPNRDAATQLVMTFQPKVFCGVCIGSASISLLLTILQLLPKKGQSPRKMPKASSSSTILLLVSVCDILGGLGMIFRSSVWLGFPGFIANISVVNGTDIWPAAFCVGSAIWIQLLYSAGFWWLFCYAVDSYLVVRRSAGLSTIVLYHMMTWGLAVLLCVEGVALLYYPSLSSCENGLEHAIPHYVTTYAPLLLVLVINPILFRRTVSAVASLLKGRQGIYTENERRLGTEIQIRFFKIMLVFVICWSSNIINESLLFYLEMQPDINEIPLKNIRSAALITWIIMGVLNPMQGFLFTLAFYGWTGWRVDLKWRKREIPWESMSSSTVGENAYPSPVNYQSNIHDSKKISTTDSQQTDEAISMLSEGLVHKSSLCVHEDKLSKLLKFSRLFMESSSLL, from the exons ATGGCTTCTCCCAGACTGGAAACCTACTGCTGCCCTAACCGGGATGCAGCCACACAGCTAGTGATGACCTTCCAGCCCAAAGTCTTCTGTGGAGTCTGCATTGGCAGTGCCTCCATCAGTCTGCTgctgaccatcctgcagctcctgcCGAAAAAGGGACAGAGCCCACGGAAgatgcccaaagcctcctcttcctccactatCCTTCTCCTTGTCTCTGTTTGTGACATCCTTGGTGGCTTAG gtATGATCTTCAGATCAAGTGTATGGTTAGGCTTTCCAGGCTTCATAGCTAACATTTCTGTGGTGAATGGGACTGACATATGgcctgctgctttctgtgtgGGGAGCGCG atatgGATCCAGCTATTATATAGTGCTGGCTTCTGGTGGTTATTTTGCTATGCTGTTGATTCTTACTTGGTGGTAAGAAGATCAGCTGGACTGAG TACAATTGTCCTGTACCACATGATGACATGGGGGCTAGCAGTTTTGCTCTGTGTGGAGGGAGTTGCACTGCTTTACTACCCTTCTCTTTCCAG ttgtgaAAATGGCCTGGAGCATGCAATTCCACATTACGTCACGACCTATGCCCCGCTCCTTCTAGTACTGGTGATCAACCCAATCCTGTTTAGAAGGACAGTGTCAGCAG TTGCCTCCTTACTGAAAGGAAGACAAGGAATTTACACAGAGAATGAAAGACGCCTGGGGACAGAGATCCAGATCCGCTTTTTCAAGATTATGCTGGTATTCGTTATCTG CTGGTCATCGAATATCATCAACGAGAGCCTTTTATTCTATCTTGAAATGCAACCAGATATCAATGAAATACCCCTGAAAAACATTAGAAGTGCTGCACTGATCACGTGGATTATAATG GGCGTTCTTAATCCAATGCAAGGCTTCCTCTTCACATTAGCTTTCTATGGCTGGACAGGATGGAGAGTAGACCTGAAATGGCGAAAGAGAGAAATACCCTGGGAATCAATGTCCTCATCAACTGTGGGTGAAAATGCCTATCCCTCACCAGTGAACTACCAAAGCAACATCCATGATTCAAAGAAGATATCGACAACTGACAGCCAACAGACCGATGAGGCTATAAGCATGTTGTCTGAAG
- the GPR143 gene encoding G-protein coupled receptor 143 isoform X4, whose product MASPRLETYCCPNRDAATQLVMTFQPKVFCGVCIGSASISLLLTILQLLPKKGQSPRKMPKASSSSTILLLVSVCDILGGLGMIFRSSVWLGFPGFIANISVVNGTDIWPAAFCVGSAIWIQLLYSAGFWWLFCYAVDSYLVVRRSAGLSTIVLYHMMTWGLAVLLCVEGVALLYYPSLSSCENGLEHAIPHYVTTYAPLLLVLVINPILFRRTVSAVASLLKGRQGIYTENERRLGTEIQIRFFKIMLVFVICWSSNIINESLLFYLEMQPDINEIPLKNIRSAALITWIIMGVLNPMQGFLFTLAFYGWTGWRVDLKWRKREIPWESMSSSTVGENAYPSPVNYQSNIHDSKKISTTDSQQTDEAISMLSEGKSSAALQRTKQDLPK is encoded by the exons ATGGCTTCTCCCAGACTGGAAACCTACTGCTGCCCTAACCGGGATGCAGCCACACAGCTAGTGATGACCTTCCAGCCCAAAGTCTTCTGTGGAGTCTGCATTGGCAGTGCCTCCATCAGTCTGCTgctgaccatcctgcagctcctgcCGAAAAAGGGACAGAGCCCACGGAAgatgcccaaagcctcctcttcctccactatCCTTCTCCTTGTCTCTGTTTGTGACATCCTTGGTGGCTTAG gtATGATCTTCAGATCAAGTGTATGGTTAGGCTTTCCAGGCTTCATAGCTAACATTTCTGTGGTGAATGGGACTGACATATGgcctgctgctttctgtgtgGGGAGCGCG atatgGATCCAGCTATTATATAGTGCTGGCTTCTGGTGGTTATTTTGCTATGCTGTTGATTCTTACTTGGTGGTAAGAAGATCAGCTGGACTGAG TACAATTGTCCTGTACCACATGATGACATGGGGGCTAGCAGTTTTGCTCTGTGTGGAGGGAGTTGCACTGCTTTACTACCCTTCTCTTTCCAG ttgtgaAAATGGCCTGGAGCATGCAATTCCACATTACGTCACGACCTATGCCCCGCTCCTTCTAGTACTGGTGATCAACCCAATCCTGTTTAGAAGGACAGTGTCAGCAG TTGCCTCCTTACTGAAAGGAAGACAAGGAATTTACACAGAGAATGAAAGACGCCTGGGGACAGAGATCCAGATCCGCTTTTTCAAGATTATGCTGGTATTCGTTATCTG CTGGTCATCGAATATCATCAACGAGAGCCTTTTATTCTATCTTGAAATGCAACCAGATATCAATGAAATACCCCTGAAAAACATTAGAAGTGCTGCACTGATCACGTGGATTATAATG GGCGTTCTTAATCCAATGCAAGGCTTCCTCTTCACATTAGCTTTCTATGGCTGGACAGGATGGAGAGTAGACCTGAAATGGCGAAAGAGAGAAATACCCTGGGAATCAATGTCCTCATCAACTGTGGGTGAAAATGCCTATCCCTCACCAGTGAACTACCAAAGCAACATCCATGATTCAAAGAAGATATCGACAACTGACAGCCAACAGACCGATGAGGCTATAAGCATGTTGTCTGAAG
- the GPR143 gene encoding G-protein coupled receptor 143 isoform X3, which translates to MASPRLETYCCPNRDAATQLVMTFQPKVFCGVCIGSASISLLLTILQLLPKKGQSPRKMPKASSSSTILLLVSVCDILGGLGMIFRSSVWLGFPGFIANISVVNGTDIWPAAFCVGSAIWIQLLYSAGFWWLFCYAVDSYLVVRRSAGLSTIVLYHMMTWGLAVLLCVEGVALLYYPSLSSCENGLEHAIPHYVTTYAPLLLVLVINPILFRRTVSAVASLLKGRQGIYTENERRLGTEIQIRFFKIMLVFVICWSSNIINESLLFYLEMQPDINEIPLKNIRSAALITWIIMGVLNPMQGFLFTLAFYGWTGWRVDLKWRKREIPWESMSSSTVGENAYPSPVNYQSNIHDSKKISTTDSQQTDEAISMLSEGNTSGDDRLTRSSPIYQGW; encoded by the exons ATGGCTTCTCCCAGACTGGAAACCTACTGCTGCCCTAACCGGGATGCAGCCACACAGCTAGTGATGACCTTCCAGCCCAAAGTCTTCTGTGGAGTCTGCATTGGCAGTGCCTCCATCAGTCTGCTgctgaccatcctgcagctcctgcCGAAAAAGGGACAGAGCCCACGGAAgatgcccaaagcctcctcttcctccactatCCTTCTCCTTGTCTCTGTTTGTGACATCCTTGGTGGCTTAG gtATGATCTTCAGATCAAGTGTATGGTTAGGCTTTCCAGGCTTCATAGCTAACATTTCTGTGGTGAATGGGACTGACATATGgcctgctgctttctgtgtgGGGAGCGCG atatgGATCCAGCTATTATATAGTGCTGGCTTCTGGTGGTTATTTTGCTATGCTGTTGATTCTTACTTGGTGGTAAGAAGATCAGCTGGACTGAG TACAATTGTCCTGTACCACATGATGACATGGGGGCTAGCAGTTTTGCTCTGTGTGGAGGGAGTTGCACTGCTTTACTACCCTTCTCTTTCCAG ttgtgaAAATGGCCTGGAGCATGCAATTCCACATTACGTCACGACCTATGCCCCGCTCCTTCTAGTACTGGTGATCAACCCAATCCTGTTTAGAAGGACAGTGTCAGCAG TTGCCTCCTTACTGAAAGGAAGACAAGGAATTTACACAGAGAATGAAAGACGCCTGGGGACAGAGATCCAGATCCGCTTTTTCAAGATTATGCTGGTATTCGTTATCTG CTGGTCATCGAATATCATCAACGAGAGCCTTTTATTCTATCTTGAAATGCAACCAGATATCAATGAAATACCCCTGAAAAACATTAGAAGTGCTGCACTGATCACGTGGATTATAATG GGCGTTCTTAATCCAATGCAAGGCTTCCTCTTCACATTAGCTTTCTATGGCTGGACAGGATGGAGAGTAGACCTGAAATGGCGAAAGAGAGAAATACCCTGGGAATCAATGTCCTCATCAACTGTGGGTGAAAATGCCTATCCCTCACCAGTGAACTACCAAAGCAACATCCATGATTCAAAGAAGATATCGACAACTGACAGCCAACAGACCGATGAGGCTATAAGCATGTTGTCTGAAGGTAACACTAGTGGTGATGACAGGTTAACCAGGAGCTCTCCCATCTACCAGGGTTGGTAG